The Papaver somniferum cultivar HN1 chromosome 3, ASM357369v1, whole genome shotgun sequence genome includes a region encoding these proteins:
- the LOC113361257 gene encoding uncharacterized protein LOC113361257: protein MNSVNNNYPCLPSSSTSCVPGAYSETPTQQFPIGDGGVYVDDYEPVHHEDDDIGGGGVYTDDYEPVHYEDDDSGDGGVSVGDYEPVHHEVDDKWIIEPDDDGLGFYDSSSEEDNSVCESFKSLSVSKTICCKTSKSLPLMKREQVEIVPGDMYVINVDGYYRKWCKGSRAKGGYGVIIRRMDGESIIAKTGCAQVGVSEFFTQCRVLYRA, encoded by the coding sequence ATGAATAGTGTTAACAACAATTATCCTTGCTTGCCTAGTTCCTCCACCTCCTGCGTTCCTGGCGCTTATTCAGAAACCCCAACTCAACAATTTCCTATTGGTGATGGAGGCGTTTATGTGGACGATTACGAACCTGTACatcatgaagatgatgatattGGTGGTGGGGGTGTTTACACGGACGATTACGAACCTGTACATTATGAAGATGATGATAGTGGTGATGGAGGTGTTTCTGTGGGCGATTACGAACCTGTACATCATGAAGTTGACGATAAGTGGATCATCGAACCTGATGACGATGGTTTGGGCTTTTATGATTCTTCTTCTGAAGAAGATAATTCAGTATGTgaatcattcaaaagtctatccgTCTCAAAGACGATTTGCTGCAAGACTAGTAAGAGTTTACCATTAATGAAACGAGAACAAGTGGAAATCGTTCCTGGAGATATGTATGTTATTAATGTGGATGGCTATTACAGGAAGTGGTGTAAAGGAAGCAGAGCAAAGGGCGGATATGGTGTAATTATTCGTCGTATGGATGGCGAATCCATTATTGCTAAAACTGGGTGTGCACAAGTTGGTGTTTCAGAATTTTTCACACAGTGCAGGGTATTATACAGGGCTTAG